A portion of the Chlamydia caviae GPIC genome contains these proteins:
- the murG gene encoding undecaprenyldiphospho-muramoylpentapeptide beta-N-acetylglucosaminyltransferase, with amino-acid sequence MVKKINKIALAVGGSGGHIVPALATREAFCKEGVDVLLLGKGLDNHPNLCDLDVHYKEIPSGLPTVASPVTAIRRMSSLYNGYRKAKKELCIFDPDVVIGFGSYHSLPVLMAALKKKIPIFLHEQNLIPGRVNKLFSRFAKGVGVSFHPVTKNFRCPSQEVSLPKRAFSACSPIAERLASHSPTICVVGGSQGAKTLNDHVPLALVEVAKDYPNMYVHHIAGPKGDVISIQHIYSRGGVSFCVKHFEQDMLNVLLSSDLVISRAGATILDELLWAQSPAILIPYPGAYGHQEENAKFLVYTIGGGSMILEKQLSQEVLTKNILLALDPETIKNRRAALRDYYQNKSSKSFYQFICECL; translated from the coding sequence GTGGTGAAGAAAATCAACAAAATAGCTCTAGCTGTCGGAGGATCGGGAGGGCACATAGTTCCCGCTCTAGCAACAAGAGAAGCATTTTGTAAAGAGGGTGTAGACGTTCTTCTTTTGGGAAAGGGGTTGGATAATCATCCAAATCTTTGTGATCTAGATGTGCATTATAAAGAGATTCCCTCAGGATTGCCGACAGTCGCTAGTCCCGTAACAGCTATTCGTAGAATGTCTTCCCTATACAATGGGTATAGGAAAGCTAAAAAAGAGCTATGTATTTTCGATCCCGATGTTGTTATTGGATTTGGGAGCTACCACTCTCTTCCTGTATTAATGGCAGCATTAAAGAAGAAAATCCCTATATTTTTACATGAGCAAAATCTTATTCCAGGCAGGGTAAATAAGCTATTTTCACGTTTTGCTAAAGGTGTAGGGGTATCTTTCCATCCAGTAACTAAGAATTTCCGATGTCCTTCTCAGGAGGTCTCTTTGCCAAAAAGAGCCTTCTCTGCTTGCAGCCCTATTGCCGAACGTCTTGCATCACATTCCCCAACAATTTGTGTTGTGGGAGGCTCTCAGGGGGCGAAAACATTGAATGATCATGTCCCTCTTGCTCTTGTAGAAGTTGCGAAGGATTATCCAAATATGTATGTTCATCATATTGCAGGGCCTAAAGGTGATGTGATTTCTATACAACATATCTATAGCCGCGGTGGAGTATCTTTTTGTGTGAAACATTTCGAGCAGGATATGCTGAATGTTTTGCTTTCATCAGATCTTGTCATTAGTCGTGCGGGGGCAACAATTCTAGATGAGTTATTGTGGGCACAAAGTCCTGCGATACTTATTCCCTATCCGGGAGCTTATGGACACCAGGAAGAAAACGCAAAATTCCTTGTCTATACTATAGGAGGGGGATCAATGATTTTGGAAAAACAGCTGTCCCAAGAGGTTTTGACTAAAAATATTTTGCTTGCTCTCGATCCTGAAACTATTAAAAATAGGCGAGCAGCACTGCGAGATTATTATCAGAACAAATCCTCTAAGTCTTTTTATCAATTTATTTGCGAATGTTTATAG
- the ftsW gene encoding putative lipid II flippase FtsW, with amino-acid sequence MKWFIVSCLLGIFSLGLVMVFDTSSAEILDRSLACSTHKALMRQITYLLLGLGLSSLVYMTGWKDFLKISPTLLLIAGVALIAVLIPGVGVCRNGAKRWLGIGQLTLQPSEFVKYLVPCVAIEYLVSRPQYRENFKLFLKLTITLFIPILLIAIEPDNGSAAVIAFSLIPVFIMTAVRLRYWLLPLLCILVIGGALAYRMPYVRHRLNVYLHPELDIKGRGHQPYQAKIAAGSGGLLGKGPGASLQKLTYLPEAQNDYIAAIYAEEFGFIGMLLLILLYMYFVYAGYVVAIRASSLEGSSLAIAITVIIGIQAFMNLGVVSGLLPSKGVNLPFFSQGGSSLIANMCGVTLLLKVCGEENQQNSSSCRRIGRAHSSRSSNKRSIL; translated from the coding sequence ATGAAGTGGTTTATTGTTTCATGTTTATTAGGGATTTTTTCTCTGGGCCTAGTTATGGTTTTTGATACCTCCTCAGCAGAAATTCTTGATCGTTCTCTTGCTTGCAGTACACATAAGGCTTTAATGCGCCAGATTACCTATTTATTATTAGGGTTAGGTCTTTCTTCTTTAGTTTATATGACAGGATGGAAGGATTTTCTAAAAATTAGCCCTACGCTATTACTGATCGCCGGAGTCGCTCTTATCGCTGTTTTGATTCCAGGGGTAGGGGTATGTAGGAATGGTGCGAAACGTTGGTTGGGTATAGGGCAGCTTACTTTACAGCCTTCAGAATTCGTGAAATATCTTGTTCCCTGTGTTGCCATAGAATACCTGGTTTCTCGTCCGCAGTATCGAGAAAACTTTAAATTATTTCTTAAGCTGACCATAACGTTATTCATTCCCATTTTATTAATTGCCATAGAGCCTGACAATGGTTCTGCAGCTGTAATTGCGTTTTCTTTGATTCCCGTATTTATTATGACAGCTGTGCGATTACGTTATTGGTTACTTCCCCTGTTGTGTATTCTTGTTATTGGCGGTGCTCTTGCTTATAGAATGCCTTATGTGCGTCATCGATTAAATGTCTATCTCCATCCAGAGTTGGATATTAAGGGACGAGGACATCAGCCATATCAGGCAAAAATTGCAGCAGGATCAGGAGGGTTACTAGGTAAGGGGCCAGGAGCGAGTCTGCAAAAGCTTACCTATTTACCGGAAGCACAAAATGATTATATTGCAGCTATATATGCTGAGGAATTTGGTTTCATTGGTATGTTGCTTTTGATCTTGCTATATATGTATTTTGTTTATGCTGGTTATGTCGTTGCTATTCGAGCTTCTTCTTTGGAAGGGTCTTCATTAGCGATAGCTATTACAGTGATTATTGGGATACAAGCTTTTATGAATTTAGGCGTTGTATCTGGCTTGTTGCCGAGTAAGGGAGTGAATCTTCCTTTTTTCAGTCAGGGAGGGTCCTCTTTGATTGCTAATATGTGTGGTGTTACATTGCTGTTAAAGGTGTGTGGTGAAGAAAATCAACAAAATAGCTCTAGCTGTCGGAGGATCGGGAGGGCACATAGTTCCCGCTCTAGCAACAAGAGAAGCATTTTGTAA
- a CDS encoding lytic transglycosylase, translated as MNRRDTIIIATLVNAVLVLVLFTTAKHVDKKNTDVFLPPLPAKLVEVAPTSVEKVQEKVEKVEKPIVETPAQRVSKEELAAQFAENKPVVVKPSPAPSVPQTTPSVPVAQPISPEPKTQVTKEAAKKEAYATVIVKKGDFLERIAKANHTTVAVLMQINDLSSTQLKIGQVLKVPVSNKQEEIKNPQVKVSNAEDFYTVQEGDSPWTIALRNHIRLEDLLKMNDLDENKARKLRPGDQLRIR; from the coding sequence ATGAACCGTAGAGATACGATTATAATTGCAACTTTAGTGAATGCAGTTTTGGTGCTAGTGTTATTCACTACAGCGAAACATGTTGATAAGAAAAATACCGATGTATTTCTTCCTCCTCTACCAGCAAAACTTGTTGAAGTTGCCCCCACAAGTGTGGAAAAAGTACAAGAGAAAGTTGAAAAGGTTGAGAAGCCTATTGTAGAAACCCCAGCTCAACGTGTTTCTAAAGAAGAATTAGCAGCACAATTTGCAGAAAATAAGCCTGTGGTTGTCAAACCTTCTCCAGCGCCTAGTGTTCCTCAAACAACTCCTTCTGTTCCAGTTGCGCAACCTATATCTCCTGAACCCAAAACCCAAGTTACTAAAGAAGCTGCTAAGAAAGAAGCTTATGCAACCGTTATTGTGAAAAAAGGAGATTTCCTAGAGCGCATTGCTAAGGCAAATCATACGACAGTAGCCGTTCTTATGCAGATCAATGACTTGTCTTCTACGCAATTGAAGATAGGTCAGGTATTGAAGGTTCCTGTATCTAATAAACAAGAGGAAATTAAGAATCCTCAGGTAAAAGTCTCCAATGCTGAAGATTTCTATACCGTGCAAGAAGGTGATAGCCCTTGGACTATAGCTTTGCGTAATCATATCCGTCTTGAAGACCTATTAAAAATGAATGATCTTGATGAGAATAAGGCGCGCAAACTTAGACCTGGAGATCAGTTGCGTATACGGTAG
- the murD gene encoding UDP-N-acetylmuramoyl-L-alanine--D-glutamate ligase: MKHQRVIVLGAGVTGKSVAEFLHSRGSYVIGIDGSLDALNSCSFFHERYLDTIEEFPEDMDLFVRSPGVKPSHSLVVEAKRRGIPIVTDVQLAFQDPEFHRYPSIGITGSAGKTTTVLFLVHLLRSMGMGAFAMGNIGVPILQAMREKGIRVVEISSFQLTEQEIETPVLSGAAILNISENHLDYHQSLQNYSEAKRNITKCLQSVESLWVGEWLSPGKSYLDYTKEIASVLDKGSALKPLYLHDRSNYCAAYALANEISNVPLEAFLQALQTFEKPPHRIEYLGEKDGVSYINDSKATTMSSVEKALIAVKENVIVILGGRNKGSDFTSLIPILTQTVKHIVAMGECRNEIAQALSGSLPLTQARDLQEAVSMAQSIAQPGDVILLSPGCASFDQFRSFEERGDCFRQLVGDMEALRV; encoded by the coding sequence GTGAAACACCAAAGAGTCATAGTTTTAGGGGCAGGGGTGACTGGAAAGTCTGTAGCAGAGTTTCTTCATTCTCGGGGAAGTTATGTGATTGGAATCGATGGATCTTTAGATGCTCTAAACTCTTGTAGTTTCTTCCATGAGCGTTATCTAGATACCATCGAAGAATTTCCTGAAGATATGGATTTATTTGTACGTTCTCCGGGAGTCAAGCCCTCGCATAGTTTGGTGGTTGAAGCAAAACGTAGGGGGATTCCTATAGTTACCGATGTCCAGCTAGCTTTTCAAGATCCAGAGTTTCATCGGTATCCTTCTATTGGAATTACAGGATCGGCAGGGAAAACAACAACAGTGTTGTTTTTAGTCCATCTACTGCGCTCTATGGGGATGGGAGCTTTTGCTATGGGGAATATAGGCGTGCCTATCCTTCAGGCAATGCGTGAAAAAGGTATCCGTGTTGTTGAGATCAGCTCTTTTCAACTAACCGAACAAGAAATAGAGACTCCTGTGCTATCAGGAGCTGCTATTTTAAATATTTCTGAGAATCATTTAGATTATCATCAAAGTCTGCAAAACTATAGCGAAGCAAAAAGGAACATTACTAAATGTTTACAATCGGTTGAATCTTTATGGGTTGGAGAGTGGCTTTCCCCTGGAAAATCCTATCTGGATTATACTAAAGAAATAGCTTCGGTTTTAGACAAAGGGAGTGCATTAAAACCATTATACTTGCATGATAGGAGTAATTATTGTGCAGCTTACGCTTTAGCCAATGAGATATCTAACGTTCCTTTGGAAGCGTTTTTACAGGCACTTCAAACCTTTGAAAAACCTCCCCATAGGATAGAATATCTGGGAGAAAAAGATGGCGTAAGTTATATCAATGATAGTAAGGCTACAACTATGAGCTCTGTAGAAAAAGCTCTAATAGCTGTGAAAGAAAACGTCATTGTTATTTTGGGCGGAAGGAACAAAGGTAGTGATTTTACCTCTTTGATTCCAATCCTTACTCAAACGGTAAAACATATTGTGGCTATGGGGGAATGTCGGAACGAAATTGCCCAAGCTTTATCTGGTAGTCTTCCTTTAACTCAAGCCCGAGATCTACAAGAAGCGGTAAGCATGGCCCAGAGTATCGCACAGCCTGGTGATGTCATTTTATTATCTCCGGGATGTGCCAGTTTTGATCAATTTCGAAGCTTTGAGGAACGAGGGGATTGCTTTAGGCAATTGGTTGGTGACATGGAGGCATTAAGAGTATGA
- the mraY gene encoding phospho-N-acetylmuramoyl-pentapeptide-transferase, protein MSSVFSYFNESWMLLLATVFGLAFFLGIFLGRPVISWLKKQNHYDQVHKEHCEKLEALHQDKKNTPTAGGILFCIVLLTTVFLWLPLGKLSTWLFVFLIISWGTLGWYDDIIKKERKKGHGITAKQKFVIQLIISAITIVTIFSIYKGSALFCTLQVPFFGTVSVGHSILGKFFYFVLAMLTIVGTSNAVNLTDGLDGLAAGTTCMSALGLLVVALSNPTMPLAQDVSIVLSALIGISFAFLKYNRAPAQVFMGDTGSLLIGGVLGSCAVMLRAELLLILLGGVFVAEAGSVILQVGSCRLRKKRIFLCSPLHHHYEYKGISETKVVARFYIAGLLCMILGIIAALWR, encoded by the coding sequence ATGAGTTCTGTATTTTCTTATTTTAACGAATCCTGGATGCTTCTTTTGGCAACAGTGTTTGGTCTAGCATTTTTCCTGGGGATTTTCTTAGGGAGACCCGTGATTTCCTGGTTGAAAAAGCAAAATCACTATGATCAGGTGCATAAAGAACACTGTGAAAAGCTAGAAGCTCTGCATCAGGATAAAAAAAATACACCTACAGCTGGAGGCATACTTTTCTGTATTGTTTTGTTAACGACTGTTTTCCTTTGGCTTCCCTTAGGGAAGCTTTCAACGTGGTTATTTGTATTTTTGATAATCAGTTGGGGAACCTTAGGTTGGTATGATGACATTATAAAAAAGGAAAGGAAAAAAGGGCACGGAATCACAGCAAAACAGAAATTCGTTATTCAGCTAATCATCTCCGCTATCACCATTGTAACGATATTCTCCATATACAAAGGAAGCGCGCTATTCTGTACATTACAGGTTCCTTTTTTCGGAACGGTTTCTGTCGGACATTCTATTTTAGGTAAGTTTTTCTATTTTGTTTTAGCAATGCTAACAATTGTAGGGACGAGCAATGCTGTAAATCTTACGGATGGTCTCGATGGCTTGGCCGCAGGAACTACATGCATGAGTGCCTTGGGTTTGTTGGTTGTTGCTCTTTCTAACCCTACCATGCCTTTAGCTCAAGATGTCTCTATAGTATTATCTGCATTGATAGGCATAAGCTTTGCTTTCCTAAAATACAATCGTGCTCCTGCACAGGTATTTATGGGCGATACAGGATCCTTGCTGATCGGAGGAGTGTTGGGGAGCTGCGCTGTGATGCTTCGTGCAGAATTACTTTTAATTTTGTTGGGGGGAGTTTTTGTTGCAGAAGCAGGATCTGTAATTTTACAAGTTGGGAGTTGTCGCTTAAGGAAAAAGCGTATTTTTCTATGTTCTCCCCTACATCATCATTATGAGTATAAAGGAATTTCCGAAACAAAAGTTGTCGCGCGTTTTTATATAGCAGGACTACTTTGTATGATTTTAGGGATCATTGCAGCATTGTGGAGATAG
- a CDS encoding UDP-N-acetylmuramoyl-tripeptide--D-alanyl-D-alanine ligase, which produces MQSILLEDWVSLMLSDVKYPRSGKKISGVAIDSRQVRPGDLFFALSGQCTDGHRFLKHAAQAGAVAAVVSKDYCGDSFGLELIIVNDPTEALKEAGENQSHLFQGTIVGITGSIGKTTTKVFANTFLSSVYKVYASPKSYNSQLTVPLSLLMADGNEDFIILEMGVSEPGNMKDLLSIVEPEVAVITNVVDQHAMNFSDKGIQGIAEEKGRILQNSRVQLLPKDSPWYPHFIKQASSSEKFSFAFHNETADFYYKAIRKDSVIISTPEGDIDFAISFPYQPAYSNLLISLSLAWLLEVPVDRIVHSCCDLQLPPMRFEQSMRNGIQVINDAYNACPEAMIAALDAIPHPSESGKIILILGHMAELGNYSEEGHTIVAKKALSKASIIFFIGEKWLPIQHVLNYGSCEVSFHPSAQGIEEILKKVVQQGDIVLLKGSRSLALESLLSCF; this is translated from the coding sequence ATGCAGTCTATCTTATTAGAAGATTGGGTATCGTTAATGTTATCTGATGTGAAATACCCAAGGTCTGGGAAAAAGATTTCTGGGGTTGCTATTGATAGCCGTCAGGTGCGTCCAGGAGATTTATTTTTTGCTCTTTCTGGGCAATGTACAGACGGACACCGTTTCCTTAAACATGCCGCGCAGGCGGGAGCCGTGGCAGCAGTAGTTTCTAAAGACTATTGTGGAGATTCTTTCGGGTTAGAGTTAATTATTGTTAATGATCCTACAGAAGCATTGAAAGAAGCCGGAGAAAACCAAAGTCATCTATTTCAAGGAACAATCGTTGGGATTACCGGGTCTATCGGAAAGACAACAACAAAAGTATTTGCAAATACTTTTCTTTCCTCAGTGTATAAGGTATACGCGAGCCCTAAAAGCTACAACTCTCAACTTACTGTTCCCTTAAGCTTATTAATGGCAGACGGCAATGAAGATTTTATCATTTTAGAAATGGGCGTCTCTGAACCAGGGAATATGAAGGATTTACTTTCTATAGTAGAGCCCGAGGTTGCTGTAATCACGAATGTGGTAGATCAACATGCTATGAATTTCTCCGATAAAGGCATTCAAGGCATTGCTGAAGAAAAGGGACGTATCTTACAAAATAGTCGTGTACAGCTTCTTCCTAAAGATTCTCCATGGTACCCGCACTTTATAAAACAGGCTTCGTCTTCTGAAAAGTTTTCCTTTGCTTTTCATAATGAGACCGCCGATTTTTACTATAAGGCTATTCGTAAGGACAGCGTGATTATAAGCACCCCTGAAGGCGATATAGATTTTGCAATTTCTTTTCCTTATCAGCCAGCCTACAGCAATTTATTAATTTCTCTATCTTTGGCTTGGCTTCTTGAAGTCCCTGTCGATAGGATAGTTCACTCTTGTTGTGATTTGCAACTCCCTCCTATGCGTTTTGAGCAAAGCATGCGAAATGGCATTCAAGTAATCAACGATGCTTATAATGCCTGTCCAGAAGCAATGATTGCTGCTTTAGACGCTATTCCTCATCCTTCAGAAAGCGGAAAAATCATATTGATTTTAGGTCATATGGCAGAATTAGGAAATTATTCCGAGGAAGGACATACTATTGTTGCTAAAAAAGCTTTATCAAAGGCTAGTATTATTTTCTTCATTGGAGAAAAATGGTTGCCGATACAACATGTATTAAACTACGGTTCTTGTGAAGTTTCCTTTCACCCATCTGCTCAGGGTATTGAAGAGATCTTAAAGAAAGTCGTCCAGCAAGGAGATATTGTCTTGCTAAAAGGATCACGATCTTTAGCTTTAGAATCTCTGCTGAGCTGTTTTTAA
- the groEL3 gene encoding variant chaperonin GroEL3: MLDKENSLYDTDKKLFLGIDKVFHSIKDHYGPVSSSLSFFEHQGYLSLSRITLTDPHENIGVDFAKAMAKKIHKKYLDGVTTGVILLYTLLKESYLFLDQGLSPYKLCFALRKMKEKLLTSLTKHSWPLKDSNKARGIIFSSLPDPKIATELTEAFSSVGSEGFISLSLGIPHIQVTRGLKIPCGYISPYFISQPTQRTIILSHPRIFVTDKKITSVLSFFPLLQELQENGERLLIFCKGIDQDALATFTVNKLEDLLQIVVVDLNNPSLDSTFAEDITLFTGTTVFSQSFSPATQLPERASLGSCASVEISEEETVIIHGNSVSEVLALKIHQIEEEIRTSSSQEKKTALTKRKHRLQGSVAIVPVCEETKFFYSSALSALTSALDKGYIPGGGASLFYASLNLYDEENLSEEEQAAMHVTQMCCRAPLEQLISNLKLDSKMVIDKLLSLSTPSLGMNVLSQQIEDFIASGILDPLAKITDIFSLALETGLNILSSKVIINDVNK; encoded by the coding sequence ATGTTAGACAAGGAAAACTCTCTGTATGATACAGATAAAAAACTTTTCCTTGGAATAGACAAGGTCTTTCACTCCATCAAGGACCACTACGGCCCGGTGAGCTCATCTCTATCTTTTTTTGAGCATCAAGGTTATCTATCTTTATCTCGTATCACGTTAACAGATCCTCATGAAAATATCGGTGTGGATTTTGCTAAAGCCATGGCAAAGAAAATCCATAAAAAATATCTTGACGGCGTCACTACAGGGGTCATTCTACTCTATACTCTTCTTAAAGAAAGTTACCTTTTTTTAGATCAAGGTTTGTCTCCTTATAAACTTTGTTTTGCTTTAAGAAAAATGAAAGAGAAACTTTTAACATCTTTAACGAAACATTCTTGGCCTTTAAAAGATAGTAATAAAGCTAGAGGAATTATTTTTTCTTCTCTTCCAGATCCTAAAATTGCTACAGAATTGACAGAAGCTTTTTCCTCTGTAGGTTCTGAGGGATTCATTTCGTTGTCACTCGGCATTCCCCATATACAGGTAACTCGCGGATTAAAAATTCCCTGTGGGTATATCTCTCCTTATTTCATTTCTCAACCTACGCAGCGAACGATTATACTTTCTCATCCCCGTATCTTTGTTACTGATAAAAAGATTACCTCAGTTCTTAGCTTCTTCCCTCTACTTCAAGAATTACAAGAGAATGGAGAACGCTTGCTGATTTTCTGTAAGGGCATAGATCAAGATGCTCTTGCTACATTTACAGTAAATAAACTTGAGGATCTTTTACAAATTGTTGTCGTCGATTTAAACAACCCCTCCTTGGATTCAACTTTTGCTGAAGATATTACCCTATTCACAGGAACTACAGTTTTCTCCCAGAGCTTTTCTCCAGCTACCCAACTCCCTGAACGCGCATCTTTAGGTTCTTGTGCTTCTGTAGAAATCTCTGAAGAAGAAACGGTCATCATTCATGGAAATAGCGTCTCTGAAGTTCTAGCATTAAAAATACATCAAATAGAAGAAGAAATACGCACCAGCTCTTCTCAAGAGAAAAAAACGGCATTGACAAAGAGAAAACACCGCTTACAAGGTTCTGTTGCCATCGTTCCTGTCTGCGAAGAAACCAAGTTTTTCTATTCCTCCGCTCTCTCCGCATTAACATCTGCCTTAGACAAAGGTTATATTCCTGGAGGTGGCGCAAGTCTATTCTATGCTTCTTTGAATCTATATGATGAGGAGAACCTCTCTGAAGAAGAACAAGCTGCTATGCATGTGACACAGATGTGTTGTCGCGCTCCTTTAGAGCAATTAATCAGCAACCTAAAGTTAGACAGTAAAATGGTTATCGATAAACTCCTATCGTTATCCACCCCCAGTTTAGGTATGAATGTTCTTTCTCAGCAGATAGAAGATTTTATTGCTTCAGGAATTTTAGATCCCCTAGCTAAAATCACCGATATTTTTTCCCTGGCGCTAGAAACAGGATTAAATATACTTTCATCAAAAGTAATCATTAACGATGTAAATAAATAA
- a CDS encoding metallophosphoesterase family protein: protein MHNKSSEAHRIIHISDVHFCVFPKNPLTCLNKRFKGALRQVFGGVTFQSSTIAERFPDLAVKLQADSICITGDFSLTALDAEFLLAQDFVNNLARNASVYVLPGNHDVYTQKALNHQTFYQYFPNTQLQNEQISFNKLVDHWWLVLLDCSCLNGWFSANGMIKSSQISILENFILSLPPQENIIIANHYPLLPTKDPSHDLINYLLLQHVLKKYSNVRLYLHGHHHQAAVYNCKDHAPNMILNSGSISLPSNARFHIIDLYPQGYHVYTTAITNLLDTKEPLEISIEASLESW, encoded by the coding sequence ATGCATAACAAATCTTCAGAAGCTCATCGTATTATTCATATCTCTGATGTGCATTTTTGTGTCTTTCCTAAGAATCCTTTAACCTGTCTAAATAAAAGATTTAAAGGAGCGTTGCGCCAAGTATTCGGTGGTGTGACATTCCAATCATCCACAATAGCTGAACGTTTCCCAGACCTAGCTGTAAAATTACAAGCGGATAGCATTTGCATTACGGGTGACTTTTCTCTAACAGCTTTGGACGCAGAATTCTTACTTGCTCAAGATTTTGTGAACAACCTAGCACGAAATGCTTCTGTCTATGTGCTTCCTGGAAATCATGATGTGTATACTCAAAAAGCACTGAATCATCAGACGTTCTATCAATATTTTCCTAATACACAATTACAAAATGAGCAAATTTCCTTTAACAAACTTGTAGATCATTGGTGGTTAGTCTTACTAGACTGTTCGTGTTTGAATGGTTGGTTCTCAGCAAATGGCATGATAAAATCCTCGCAAATTTCTATTTTAGAAAACTTTATTCTCAGTCTGCCCCCACAAGAAAATATTATTATTGCCAACCACTACCCTCTTTTACCTACAAAAGACCCCTCTCATGATTTAATTAACTACTTACTTTTACAACACGTCCTGAAAAAGTATTCTAACGTACGTTTATATCTTCATGGACATCATCATCAGGCTGCGGTTTATAACTGTAAAGATCACGCACCGAATATGATTTTAAATAGTGGGTCTATTTCATTACCCTCTAACGCACGCTTTCATATTATAGATCTATACCCTCAAGGGTACCACGTCTATACCACAGCAATAACAAATCTCCTAGACACTAAAGAACCTTTAGAGATTTCTATAGAAGCAAGTTTGGAGTCTTGGTAA
- the efp gene encoding elongation factor P, producing MVRVSTSEFRVGLRIEIDGQPYLILQNDFVKPGKGQAFNRIKVKNFLTGRVIERTFKSGESVETADVREQQMRFLYSDQEGATFMDDETFEQEMIFWDKIENIRQWLLEDTIYTLVLYNGNVIGVEPPIFMELTIAETAPGVRGDTASGRVLKPAVTNTGAKIMVPIFIEEGEVVKIDTRTGSYESRVSK from the coding sequence ATGGTTCGTGTAAGCACTAGTGAATTTCGTGTAGGATTAAGAATAGAAATAGATGGTCAACCTTACTTGATTTTACAAAATGACTTTGTAAAACCAGGAAAAGGCCAAGCTTTCAATAGGATTAAGGTAAAAAATTTCCTAACGGGAAGAGTTATTGAAAGGACGTTTAAATCCGGAGAATCTGTAGAAACCGCGGATGTACGAGAACAACAGATGCGTTTCCTTTATTCAGATCAAGAAGGTGCTACCTTCATGGATGATGAGACATTTGAACAGGAGATGATCTTCTGGGACAAAATAGAAAACATCCGTCAGTGGTTATTAGAAGATACGATCTATACATTAGTTTTGTATAACGGTAACGTTATTGGCGTAGAGCCTCCAATTTTTATGGAGCTTACCATTGCTGAAACAGCGCCAGGTGTACGTGGAGACACAGCCTCAGGAAGAGTATTAAAACCTGCAGTGACAAATACAGGAGCAAAAATTATGGTTCCTATTTTCATTGAAGAAGGTGAGGTTGTTAAAATAGATACACGTACAGGTAGTTACGAATCTCGAGTTTCTAAGTAG
- a CDS encoding AMP nucleosidase, producing MFKKKDTHINESKIAQDMLERYSGSTVEEFCPYLLLTNFAYYTHVFAEAYQVPISKGSMFSAAHAPQVNTSILDFKLGSPGAALTVDLCSFLPHVKAAVMLGMCGGLRSHYQVGDYFVPIASIRGEGTSDVYFPPEVPALANFMVQKTITEILEEKKSSYHIGITHTTNIRFWEFNKEFRKKLYENKAQTIEMECATLFSAGYRRNLPIGALLVISDLPLRKEGIKTKESGNLVLKTYTEDHITTGIDVVTKLNIVLKNRPTKANKGLPHMELGEADDTMPKNSGISDSDY from the coding sequence ATGTTTAAGAAAAAAGACACCCATATCAATGAATCAAAAATAGCCCAGGACATGTTAGAGCGTTATTCTGGATCGACTGTTGAAGAATTTTGCCCTTACTTGCTCTTAACAAATTTTGCTTACTATACTCATGTATTCGCAGAGGCATATCAAGTCCCCATTTCAAAAGGATCGATGTTTTCTGCAGCACACGCTCCTCAAGTGAATACTTCTATTCTTGATTTTAAGCTGGGATCTCCTGGAGCGGCTTTAACTGTGGACTTATGTTCTTTTCTCCCCCATGTAAAAGCTGCTGTGATGCTAGGTATGTGTGGAGGATTACGTTCGCACTATCAAGTTGGAGATTATTTTGTTCCCATAGCTAGTATTCGAGGAGAAGGAACTTCTGACGTGTATTTCCCTCCTGAAGTTCCTGCTTTAGCGAACTTCATGGTTCAAAAGACCATCACAGAGATATTAGAAGAGAAAAAATCGAGTTATCATATCGGAATTACCCACACGACAAATATCCGTTTTTGGGAATTCAATAAAGAATTTCGAAAGAAACTCTATGAAAACAAAGCACAAACTATAGAAATGGAATGTGCTACGTTATTTTCCGCAGGTTATAGAAGAAATCTTCCCATAGGAGCTTTGCTGGTCATTTCCGACTTACCATTAAGGAAAGAGGGAATAAAGACTAAGGAAAGCGGAAATTTGGTGTTGAAAACATACACGGAAGACCACATCACCACAGGAATTGATGTCGTTACAAAATTAAACATAGTATTGAAAAACCGTCCTACAAAAGCCAATAAAGGCCTACCTCACATGGAGCTGGGAGAAGCTGACGATACTATGCCTAAAAATTCCGGGATTTCAGATAGTGATTATTGA